One genomic window of Caenorhabditis elegans chromosome I includes the following:
- the Y52B11A.4 gene encoding GTP-binding protein GEM (Confirmed by transcript evidence), whose amino-acid sequence MSIHRRRQLPASPDDIASGNVIYTSMTPQIMRRCHPRLQEVRSFDPMLVAQLRTDSANRELLTGDNYLGVTDMRNSTTVARSQSFKHRPKPMVEVRRMAIDDVGPHERRRSTPTVSRRPSLQKSRIMEPRTDVWPEAKPIGLEERFLKLPDSEDYTRVRQFKIDEKGAVVSRGDSFRRKRTPTYKSDKSPSPFPVSVSTDSARGSRSESEASEPLISDDVAKMTVNEMTNASTSHKTYKIYVVGDTGTGKSSLISQLITSEYKNAFADEIQDYENTVSICIGGVECDLVFFESDMSDPCWLTNEIHAFLVVYSIDSKSSWKQAMVALEMIRDRPGTRNLPTLVAGNKIDLERKRTVTKQEVRAAKAAMGFEHFEISVALDHDVDDLLVGLVAEIQEAFAPESVLQKPSPRHHPIDDFHSAIRRYSQRKKKAPLNDLEGGKCTMLSPTGLFAKFKNWRRGSSPRIETN is encoded by the exons ATGAGTATCCATCGAAGACGTCAACTGCCGGCTTCACCGGACGACATTGCATCTGGTAATGTAATTTATACATCAATGACACCACAAATAATGCGAAGATGTCATCCGAGACTTCAGGAGGTCAGAAGCTTTGACCCAATGCTTGTGGCTCAATTGAG AACCGATTCTGCAAATCGAGAACTTCTTACTGGTGACAACTACCTTGGAGTCACAGACATGCGGAATTCAACGACAGTCGCACGATCACAGAGTTTCAAGCATCGGCCCAAGCCGATGGTCGAG GTCCGCCGAATGGCAATAGACGATGTGGGACCACATGAGCGGCGCAGAAGTACCCCAACTGTATCCAGACGTCCTTCTCTACAAAA ATCCCGAATCATGGAGCCCAGAACCGATGTGTGGCCTGAAGCAAAGCCTATTGGCCTGGAGGAACGATTTTTGAAGCTTCCCGATTCTGAGGATTATACCAG AGTCCGCCAAttcaaaatcgatgaaaaaggAGCTGTGGTGTCCCGTGGTGACTCATTCCGTCGTAAACGTACTCCAACGTATAAATCCGACAAATCACCGTCCCCATTCCCGGTTTCTGTGTCTACGGACTCGGCACGTGGCTCACGAAGTGAAAGTGAGGCCAGTGAGCCGCTCATTTCGGATGACGTGGCAAAAATGACGGTTAATGAGATGACTAATGCGTCGACTAGTCATAAAACTTATAAG atctacGTAGTCGGGGACACAGGAACCGGAAAAAGCTCTCTCATTTCTCAGCTAATCACATCAGAGTACAAAAACGCGTTTGCCGACGAGATTC aggACTACGAAAATACAGTATCCATTTGTATTGGTGGTGTTGAGTGTGATTTGGTGTTCTTTGAATCGGATATGTCTGACCCGTGCTGGCTTACAAATGAGATTCACGCATTTTTGGTTGTCTATAGTATTGATTCGAAATCCAGTTGGAAGCAGGCAATGGTTGCGTTGGAG atgattcgCGATCGTCCGGGCACGAGAAATTTGCCAACGCTGGTGGCAGGCAACAAAATCGATTTGGAGAGGAAAAGGACAGTCACGAAGCAAg AAGTGCGCGCGGCGAAAGCCGCCATGGGCTTCGAGCATTTCGAGATTTCTGTCGCGTTGGACCATGACGTCGACGATCTTCTGGTGGGATTAGTTGCTGAAATTCAAGAAGCTTTTGCTCCGGAATCTGTGCTCCAAAAACCATCGCCACGTCATCATCCGATCGACGATTTTCACAGTGCTATTCGGAGATATTCGCAGAGGAAGAAGAAGGCTCCGTTGAATGATTTGGAAGGAG gaaagtGCACAATGCTCTCCCCGACCGGATTAttcgcaaaattcaaaaattggcgaCGTGGCAGCTCGCCAAGGATAGAAACCAACtga